In the Streptomyces spororaveus genome, AGGCGCGCCCGATCGGGGAGCGGGCGGTGGAAACGATGACGGCTTCGGGCATCGGGACTCCAAGGGTGTGTTGCGGCTCTGTGCGGGACCGCAAGCGAAGTTACCGCCCCGTACGGTCCAGGTCACCGGCAGGGGCGTGTGACACGGGCCGCACTCGCCCGCGGCATCCGGCCGCGGGCTCGCGACACGCCGGCGGTCCGGTGTCGCGGCGGGCGGCGTGAGCCCGCCCGGACCGCCCTCTACGGCACCACCGGCTGGGCCGGGTCCGTGGCCGGCACCCGCCGCCGGCGGCGGTGCTTGAGCAGTACCCAGGGGCCACGGGCGGCCGTGACCTCCGTACCCGCCTGGCCCGCGGCCGCCGACGCGGCCTTCGCCACCGGCAGCATGTCCTCGTCCCGGGACACGTCCAGCCGGTCCGACTCCGGCCACAGGCCCAGCGCCGCGCACAGGGTCGGCAGCACGGCCATGGCGGCGGTCGCGTACCCCTCCGCCGACGGGTGGTAGGAGTCCGGGCCGAACATCTCCCGCGGGTTCGCGGCGAACTCCGGGCCCAGCAGGTCCCCCATGGAGACCGTACGGGCGCCCAGCGCGACCACCCCTATGGTCTGCGCGGCGGCGAGCTGGCGCGAGACCCGGCGCGCCAGCCAGCGCAGCGGCTGGTAGACCGGCTCGATCGTGCCCAGGTCGGGGCAGGTGCCCACGACGACCTCGGCGCCGGCCATGCGCAGCCTGCGCACGGCCGAGGTGAGCAGCCGCACCGACTGCGTCGGCGGCATCCGGCGGGTGACGTCGTTCGCACCGATCATGATCACGCAGACGTCCGGGGGTGGGGCGGGGCCGTCCAGCAGCAGGCCGACCTGCCGGTCCAGGTCGTCCGACATCGCCCCCGAAAGGGCTACGTTGCGCAGCTCGACCGGCCGCTCGGCCACCGCCGCCAGCCCGGAGGCCATCAGCGCCGCCGGGGTCTGCCGGGCCCGCCGTACGCCGAGTCCCGCGGCCGTGGAATCACCCAGCATGCCCAGCCGCAGCGGCCCCGGGCTCTGCTCCGGGCCGCCGAACTCGCTCCCGTACAGCCCGTCGGCACGCGGTGGCTCCGGCAGCCCGGAGCCCACCGCCCGCCTGGCGAACTGCATCTCGGCCACCACCAGCCCGACCGCGGCGGCCC is a window encoding:
- a CDS encoding SGNH/GDSL hydrolase family protein, with amino-acid sequence MSRARTARRIAAGAAYGGGGLGLVGAAAVGLVVAEMQFARRAVGSGLPEPPRADGLYGSEFGGPEQSPGPLRLGMLGDSTAAGLGVRRARQTPAALMASGLAAVAERPVELRNVALSGAMSDDLDRQVGLLLDGPAPPPDVCVIMIGANDVTRRMPPTQSVRLLTSAVRRLRMAGAEVVVGTCPDLGTIEPVYQPLRWLARRVSRQLAAAQTIGVVALGARTVSMGDLLGPEFAANPREMFGPDSYHPSAEGYATAAMAVLPTLCAALGLWPESDRLDVSRDEDMLPVAKAASAAAGQAGTEVTAARGPWVLLKHRRRRRVPATDPAQPVVP